In Fragaria vesca subsp. vesca linkage group LG1, FraVesHawaii_1.0, whole genome shotgun sequence, the sequence ATTGCCATTCTCCCTAGGACTCCTGGTGACTGATAGCTGTTCTTTAAGTTTTGAATCCTCACATTGAGGTTGTGTAGCATGGGATACTTGACTGGTGCTCATTAGTCTAGGCTCTACATCTTCTTTTCTCAAACTACTGTCCTTTGGGAATACCTCTGTCAGTTCGACTAAGCAGCTGTTAATAGTCTGGTACTGTGACGAACAATTTTTCACAACCCTGTCTCTTCGTCTTTCACCAATATGAAATGAACTTTTGGAGCTGGAGTTGTTCTTTTCACATTTATCAGATTCATCAGAGCTGCAGCCAACATCAAAGTGAGTAGAATCAATCTCAAGGCATTCATGTGTTTCAAAATTTCTCTCTTTTATGACAGCTTCCAAAATGTGAGCCATTTTTGCTTTGTATAAAGGCTTGTTAACCATCAATACATTCCCTCTTCTGCGAAGCTCCATCTTTATGGCATTGGAGGTATCATGATTCAGCATCCATGCAAACGTGGCTTTCCCAGAGTATTTGTCAAGGAAATTAAGCTGTTCCTTCCATATATCTGTGCTCAAGTCGAGCACTCCTATATCGATAACCATGACAAAAACTGGGTTCCTTATATCATGTATACTTCGAATTTCACCTTTCAAGGATTCATTTAGAGAATGCTGTGTTTCAAAGATATTCCTATGATCTGAGTTTCTGCCTTTAAAGAGTTCTCTAAGCATTTGTGTCAGTTCATTCCACTCGGATGCTGCCAATGTGAACACTCCATTTTTGCGTAACCACCGGGACATAATCAATCTGCCCATGCTGCCATGTAGTGCAAGCAGCACCTGCATTCACATTCAGCAATTTGATCTAAGAATCTAAGATGTAACTTTTCATGACTATGTTCAGCTAAGTTAGGAAATGGTTAAGTTTCTATTTTGTTACCTGGAACTTGAAATAAACAACTTTACTTACCACTACACTATGCTTTGAAAAATCTGCTTGACAATATTGCTCCGTGCCATCTGCAGGTGTATTCAGAACCAAGTACAACTGCATTAGAGTTCCTGGCCCATCCTTCTTTACAACCTTGATATCTCCACCCATCTTGTTAACCTGTCATCACCAGTACAATCTTTATAAACATTTCACATAATTTCTAAACATGCAGCTTATTGTGATCATTCAAATGTAAAAGTTAGGATATTAGCTTGTGTAGCTATGTAGGTGTGGCGGGGCACATGATTATGCATCAGGAATTCAGGATATGCTTTGACATTCCTGATGCTTCTATATACTCAAGACACTAAACTCACCATTGTCCGCACAATGCATAGCCCAAGACCAGTGCCGCCATGCCTGAAAAGGGTAACAGAGTTGAGAATGCCTGAGAATAAGCTATTTCTAAACGAAAGAAGTTGATGGAATCAAATATGATTCATTCAAGTATAGAACTTGTTATCTTGCTTAGCATTGAATATACTCACGTTCGAGTTGTTGAGGGATCAGCTTGCTCAAAGCTTTCAAAGACAGACTCCCATTTACTAGCATCAATTCCTGCAAAATTTCAGAAAAGTGGTGAATCGTGCAGTCTTTTTGTCCATATAGCTTAATTAGTTCTTAGGTGTGCATACCGCAACCAGTGTCATCAACTTCAAACAAAAGAACCATTTTGTTATCTTTCTTGGGGTTCTTCTTTGCATTGTTCCCTTGCTTCAACTTTGCCTTATGTGAAGACCGTAAACTTTTCTGATCGAGACTGATTCTCCTGGTATCACCAGAAGCATCCAAGTTCTCACACGATCCTCTAAGTATTATGTGACCAGCTGGAAACATATGTCATTAAAACGTTGTCATAAAGCATAGCTACAAAGTCAATTTTTAAGAAAGTTGACTTACATGTAGTGAACTTGATAGAATTGCTGATTAGATTAGCAAAAATTTGAACAACTCTTGCCGAGTCTCCTTGTACTAATCTTGGCATATCATCTGAATTTATAAAGATTGATCAGCATGGTATTTTCATGAAAAAAAATAGAATGACTGCTCAAGTACCAAGTGTTGCTGTTGAAATTAGTTCCTTTCCAACTAGTCGTACCAGAAAGATCTAAAACAGTCTCCACATTGTGGTTGATGCACTGCACAGAGAACATATCAAATAGACCTTCAAGTTCTCTTCCCAAGTCAAACTCAGCTTCTTCCAGCACCAGTTTTCCAGATTCAACCTGTGTAGAATATGTCAAACGATTTTCAGGGTTAGAAATTTATAAACTTCTTAGCATTGTGACTAAAAAGGAAAATGGAAAAAATCATCAGGCTGTCTTCATATCTCACCTTGCTCAGATCCAGTATATTGTTAAGAAGCCGAAGTAGAGCCGTTGAGCATTTTCTAATCTGAGTTACTGTGGAATACTGTTCATTTGTAAGGCAATCATCGCTGATAAGAATGTCCAGTAATCCAATGACTGCAGCCATTGGTGTCCTTAATTCATGACTGCAATGCAACAAAGCGAGAACAACTTTGGTCAGTAGTGAAACACAACAAGCGCATGCATTTTTTGTCTCTGATGTGCCAACATAGTGAGATCAGACATGATACTGTCCAAGAATATACAGTTATTAGGTCAAAAGGCTGAATCATCTACCTCATGTTTGCTAGAAATTGGCTTTTATAGTTGCTAGATGCCTCTGCCCGTCTCCTCGCATCAAGATGACTTATCAGCTCTGCCCTTAGTTTCATTTCCTTTGATACTCCATTTGTCAGTATGAAAATGCATACACATCCAGTGACTAGGATACAAAATGATGCAGATATCAAGATCACCAACGTTTTGAAGGCTCTCTCATCCACCTTCCCCATTATATATTTTCTTGGAATGATGATAACCCCTACCTGCAGAGTACAACTCAACTTAAAGTTGCAGCTAAGATAGTACAATCCAACTGAAAGATATGTATAAGTCATACAATTCAATTCTGGAGCAACAATTTAGGGAAGGGTATGTGTCAAATAATATGGTCTCAAAACTTACCAGAGGAAGTCTCTTTAACTTCAGAAAAAATGAGTCGATGTAATATTGCTCATGTCCTAGCATGGCATTTTCAACATGAACCTCCTGATCCCTAGGAGGAAACTTGTTGCCATATGCTCTTTGTAACCACTCAGATCCCATTCTTATTGTGTGATCCTCCGAATCTGTAGCCATCATAAGCTTCGGTCCTTTTGTAGTATTTGTCAAAAGAGGAGCATTTGTGGAAGTAGAAAGTAGGTAACCTTCTTGAGATGTCAAATATATATGCCCACTGTGAAACTCAACAAGCTCTTTCATCAGTTGTCCAACACTATACAGTGCTGTGGTAACACCCACCACAGCCACTATGCTTTTATTGGAAGGATCAGAAACCGGCAGTGCTGCTGAAAGCAATGGTGAATCCGAATACTTGCTTACCGCCACATGCCAAGTGGCCACACCATCTGGTACTTGTGAAAGGCCTGCTATGTTGATCAGATCATCTGGCTGAATTTGGGTTGCTTTCCCTATCTTCTCACCTGTGACAGGATCGAGTGGTTCGCGGAACCACTTTGCAGAAGTATTGCCATGTATGGACTGATCATTCCATGCCTCACGTGTTGAGAACATATCAACACCATAAGCCTCAGTGGAAGTGATTGAATAGTTTGCAAGATCAGAGTAGATATAAAACGAGTTGTTACTCCTGTGATCTCTATGGAATGCCTGAACAAAACCATTTCTGTAGTTGATAGTAATGGCACTAAGAGCTTTTCGACTAGCAAACATTG encodes:
- the LOC101295652 gene encoding histidine kinase 1-like, with translation MGALVLRKLCDKVSSFAIFPWRRSNTNSAATSPEGQGRRIFHRDVERDQFQYANAYCLSSYYSVFVARLAIMVMLAILIGLLTILTWHFTRIYTAKSLSNLAYGLRYELLQRPILRMWNILNSTAEITTAQVKLSEYVIRKYSKPATQAEQVELYESMRAITWAMFASRKALSAITINYRNGFVQAFHRDHRSNNSFYIYSDLANYSITSTEAYGVDMFSTREAWNDQSIHGNTSAKWFREPLDPVTGEKIGKATQIQPDDLINIAGLSQVPDGVATWHVAVSKYSDSPLLSAALPVSDPSNKSIVAVVGVTTALYSVGQLMKELVEFHSGHIYLTSQEGYLLSTSTNAPLLTNTTKGPKLMMATDSEDHTIRMGSEWLQRAYGNKFPPRDQEVHVENAMLGHEQYYIDSFFLKLKRLPLVGVIIIPRKYIMGKVDERAFKTLVILISASFCILVTGCVCIFILTNGVSKEMKLRAELISHLDARRRAEASSNYKSQFLANMSHELRTPMAAVIGLLDILISDDCLTNEQYSTVTQIRKCSTALLRLLNNILDLSKVESGKLVLEEAEFDLGRELEGLFDMFSVQCINHNVETVLDLSDDMPRLVQGDSARVVQIFANLISNSIKFTTSGHIILRGSCENLDASGDTRRISLDQKSLRSSHKAKLKQGNNAKKNPKKDNKMVLLFEVDDTGCGIDASKWESVFESFEQADPSTTRTHGGTGLGLCIVRTMVNKMGGDIKVVKKDGPGTLMQLYLVLNTPADGTEQYCQADFSKHSVVVLLALHGSMGRLIMSRWLRKNGVFTLAASEWNELTQMLRELFKGRNSDHRNIFETQHSLNESLKGEIRSIHDIRNPVFVMVIDIGVLDLSTDIWKEQLNFLDKYSGKATFAWMLNHDTSNAIKMELRRRGNVLMVNKPLYKAKMAHILEAVIKERNFETHECLEIDSTHFDVGCSSDESDKCEKNNSSSKSSFHIGERRRDRVVKNCSSQYQTINSCLVELTEVFPKDSSLRKEDVEPRLMSTSQVSHATQPQCEDSKLKEQLSVTRSPRENGNAYTRKPVNQPKSLQGLRILLAEDTPVLQRVASIMLEKMGATVIAVADGLQAVDALSCMLDAENCRQDINDGHENESLVPPPYDLVLMDCQMPKMDGYEATKAIRKSEEGTSLHIPIVALTAHAMSSDEAKCLEVGMDAYLTKPIDYKLMVSTILSLTKTTA